The genome window ACCACCCTCAAGAGTCTCACTTCGCTCCAACTCTAATTCAACTGCCCCTGATGTTCCCATGTTAgctctcttttcttcttcttttgtctctGTATCATAcgagaaattattttataattcgaGACTATAGCTAGTGTGatcaatttttatgtaattaatttttgtacGACAATAAAAAAAGTCTAACTCAACTGATGAGAAATGTTATAAATTACGTAGTACCATTCTTTCATTGTtcctaccaataaaaaaaattatacacacaatcatatttttttaattaaaacaagttAATAGAAGAAATTAGTGACGaccatgtaataatttctcctACTACTACATCATGGGTGTTAATGACTGGTTTGTGTGACTTGATGAGTTCAGGTTGGACTACGAGGTTGCTGAGCTGACATGGGAAAATGGGCAACTTTCTATGCATGGCTTAGGGCTACCGCGTGTGCCGGTAAAACCCCCAACAGCCGTCACGAATAAGTACACATGGGAGAAGCCTCGCGCAAGTGGCACCTTGGAGTCCATAGTGAACCAAGTCACGAGCTTTCCTCACCGAGGAAAGCCGACACCATTAAACGGCGGTGGGGGCGGCGGCGTTTACGGGAACTTCAGGGTGCCGTGGTTCGACCCTCATGCCACTGCCACCACCACGAACACCGTGACGATGGACGCATTGGTGCCCTGCTCGAACCGGGAGCAGAGCAAGCAGGGCATGGAGTCGGTCCCCGGCGGCACGTGCATGGTGGGGTGCTCCACGCGTGTGGGGTCATGCTGCGGGGGGAAGGGGGCGAAGGGGCATGAGGCGACTGGGAGGGATCAGAGCGTGAGTGGGAGTGCCACGTTTGGGAGGGATAGCAAGCACGTGACCCTAGACACGTGCGACAGGGAGTTTGGCGTGGGTTTCACTTCCACCTCCATCAACTCGCTCGAAAACACCAGCTCCGCTAAGCACTGCACCAAGACCACCACCGTAGACGACCACGATTCTGTTTCCCACAGTAAACCAGTGGTGATAATTAATTAccgtttttattattttttttgtgaaccTAAAATACTAtgcttattattaataatatgctatttttctctttcatttcatcTTAATATCTTAtatctcttttcattttcttatacattttttatttatcactttctatctctctctctctcttccataTATCCTATCCACCCCCAAATGTGCATTGGTCATTTACTAATGATTTCTCTAATACCATCTCTTGATATTATTCATATAAGCAACTATCTCAATAGTgcaaatttttttcattgatgtctatcttatttatttatctattttgtatgtcatattatcaattatatgtatattttttctatattgaTGTATACTAACATGAGGGTGTtcatgctttattttttttatttatatatgactttataaaactttttataacACCCTTACGACCttgtatcattattttatttcacactTCCTTTTCCTCtacaatatttttctttgttttataagaagaattatataaatacaaattttctttgaatttatttttatcggaacattttctctttggcaATATTTTGTACTCTGGTTCCTTTGTCGCAATTTTCATAATTGCAAACTGATTGTAAAACTATACATTttctacaatatttttttataatttattctcttaataaatttttatcatgTTGTTTATTTTAACATTGACCTCACTTAGCTTATTACAAAAGTATTGTACAAATAAAATTCCTTTAGTTTATAACACTAACtgatgtgtgtgtgtctatatatatatatatatatatatatatatatatatatatatatatatatatgtttcagtaaatatttaagttaatcttttattttttttacggaATTGATTGTCCcgcaatagtttttttttaaaaaatatttaaaacataataatcctctataaaattaaatattataaaatttttaatttttaattgattaatttaaggaaaaattcagaaaattaatataagtctatcttaattaactaaattttatttttttatatgttacattaattttatGATGTGTTTTGTCGTATAGGGAGAAGACCAGGATGaagggaagaaaaagagagcaaacgGAAAATCATCGGTGTCCACTAAAAGGAGCAGAGCTGCGGCTATACACAACCAATCTGAAAGGGTGAGCGTTGAATAAACTTTGCAAATTAGTTGCAAGTTGCTATGATGATATTCTAACAACATGTACAAAATCAAGATTTTATTGTTCAttggttcatttttttatgcattgacTTTTCAGAAAAGGAGGGATAAGATAAACCAAAGAATGAAGACATTGCAAAAGTTGGTCCCAAATTCCAGCAAGGTAAGTATATAGCATATAGTTGCAACTAGTAGGGTGGGGTTTTGCTGAGGTAATCATGatattgctttctttttttattattattgaaatcaTCATGATATTGTatatgtggtatcagagccaattATTTAGTATCTATTGGTCCCAAATCCTTGAGAGAAACAGTTGCTATATACTGACGTAACATCTTTCTTTGCTATATTCACTTTCGTAGACTTTAGCGGTCCCCTGAGGATTCGATAGCCACTATAGTTATAAATACCGTTTCAGACTGATTTCCCTCctcatgttttttctttttatgttattcGCTAGTTCTTCCcagaagtaaaataaattattttcttaaaaaagaaacagaatTTCAcgtaaattacattttaatttgaatgtgaCTTCTTTAAACTTGTATCCAAGGCCTAAATGATTGGCAGCTGTGGACAAATAAAGGGGGTGAATATGGACCCTCTCCCCTCTCAAGATATTTTTCTGAGGATTATATACATTCGTTGAACTAATActattcataataataattaatgataaaaatattattcataacTGTTGttattgatattaatttattttttttaggttgatattaattttattattattttaacttgaTTTTCAACTTTAAGATCTATTTGTTTGACTTTTATGCATGTACttacattttaatatatatgatatgttATTGTTTGTTCATTTTGGCTTTTCTTATTTATGGAACCGTCCTTGTAGATAAGGTATCTACTTTCATACCATTTATTATACACTTCATGTAAAATTTTGATATGCAAATTCTTTACATGATATCCTACTACCTTAATTTGTCCCTTCACATATGGTCCCAACATTATTGGAAAAATACTAATGTTAAATAAACATCTAAAAATGTCTTACACATTTTGTGTCatcaatttagttttaattttttataattactattaGAACAtctaaaagtataattaatttaatagtaTTACATGATTACTATTCTTTTAGATAATTAATCCATGTGATATTATAGTTGTAAAGGCATAAAGATTCTAATTAGTTAGATATACTGGCCGGTGGGGATAATTGTGCTCTTGAACCTTTTCCaatcatatcatatatatgGCTATGGAAGTGAGAATTTTAGGGTAGTATGTGCAGTTATAGAGTCCACATAAAGTCCAATTACTTATTGTCATACTCTGACAGGAGGCTGTTTGGTGAAGAGGCACCCAACTGCTCCCACAGGAAATCGTTTCCAGTGGTACATGTCCATTATGCCATAAACACTAAAACAACTAACGTTTtcgccaaaaacacaaaagtaCAAATCAGAGagggaaaagaaggagaaaggcGAAAGAAAAAGAACCCACACTTAACCATAGTAGACAAGGggaaaaaaacaagaaagaaacatTTCAACAGCAACATGCAATgtttagtatatattttatagtttatttaTGAATTCAATTAGCtacctaattaaattaaaccaatttctagtagaaaaatatatttaacaataGAATTAATTGCTTTTATATATGTGACATTGCTATATGGAATTTCATATATATGGGACATTAATTTACGattcattatatatttatggttttcatatatatgaattttctttaaatttttttgttacagaGTGATAAAGCTTCAATGTTGGATGAGGTGATAGAATATTTGAAGCAGTTGCAAGCACAGTTGCAGATGATAAATAGAATCAACATGTCATCGATGATGCTGCCATTGACCATGCAGCAACAGCTTCAAATGTCGATGATGTCTCCAATGGGCATGG of Glycine soja cultivar W05 chromosome 1, ASM419377v2, whole genome shotgun sequence contains these proteins:
- the LOC114413015 gene encoding transcription factor UNE10-like, coding for MSQCVPSWDVEDNPPPSRVSLRSNSNSTAPDVPMLDYEVAELTWENGQLSMHGLGLPRVPVKPPTAVTNKYTWEKPRASGTLESIVNQVTSFPHRGKPTPLNGGGGGGVYGNFRVPWFDPHATATTTNTVTMDALVPCSNREQSKQGMESVPGGTCMVGCSTRVGSCCGGKGAKGHEATGRDQSVSGSATFGRDSKHVTLDTCDREFGVGFTSTSINSLENTSSAKHCTKTTTVDDHDSVSHSKPVGEDQDEGKKKRANGKSSVSTKRSRAAAIHNQSERKRRDKINQRMKTLQKLVPNSSKSDKASMLDEVIEYLKQLQAQLQMINRINMSSMMLPLTMQQQLQMSMMSPMGMGLGMGMGMGMGMGMDMNSMNRAHIPGIPPVLHPSAFMPMAASWDAAAAAGGGDRLQGTPANVMPDPLSTFFGCQSQPMTIDAYSRLAAMYQQLHQPPPASGSKN